CAGCCCGGCCGACTCGGCTCCTCCTCACACCCGCGCCAGGTGCGCCGCCACGGAGCGGAACAGCCCCAGCCCGTCCGTCGGCCCCAGCAGCGGGTCGACGGCGCGCTCGGGGTGCGGCATCATCCCCAGCACGTTGCCGGCGGCGTTGACGATGCCCGCGATGCTCCGCGCCGAGCCGTTCGGGTTCGCCGCGGGGGCGACGAGTCCCTCCGGCGTGCAGTAGCGGAACACCACCTGCCCGTTCGCCTCCAGCTCGTCCAGCAGCTCGGGGTCCGCGAAGTAGCACCCCTCGCCGTGCGCGATCGGCACCTCCAGCACCTGGCCCACGTCGTACTCCGCGGTGAAGAGCGTGTCGTTGCGCTCGACCAGGAGATGGACGGGGCGGCTGCGGAACTTGAGCGTGCGGTTGCGGACCAGCGCGCCGGGAAGGAGCCCGCTCTCGCAGAGGATCTGGAAGCCGTTGCAGATCCCCGCCACCGGCCCGCCCTCGCCGGCGAAGGCGATCACCTCGCGCATGATGGGGCTGTGCGCGGCGATGGCGCCCGCGCGCAGGTAGTCGCCGTAGCTGAAGCCGCCGGGAAGGAACACCGCGTCCACGCCCTGCAGGTCGTGCTCCTTGTGCCACAGGAACACCGCCTCGGCGCCCAGCCCCTCCTGGACCGCCTTGTAGCAGTCGTAGTCGCAGTTGCTGCCGGGGAAGGTCACCACGCCGATCTTCATACGCCCGCCAGCGCCTCCACGCCGATCTCGTAGTCCTCGGTCACCGGGTTGGCCAGCAGCTGCCGGCACATCGCGTCCACCCGCTCCCGCGCGTCGCCCTCGCCGTCCGCGGCCAGGGTGAAGCGGATCAGCCGCCCCACGTGCGCGTCCTCGACCCCGCCGAAGCCCAGCGAGCGGAGCGCGCCCTGCACGGCGCTCCCCTGCGGGTCCAGGATCCCCCGGCGCGGCGTCACCCGCACCTCCACGCGAAAGTCCGTCACGGCATCAGCTCCTCGTTGTTCGCCTCGGGCGGCGGCCCGGCGTCGGCGCGCGGGCCGGGGCGCCCCTCGTATTCCAGCGGCCGCACCTCGTCGGGGTCCGGCGCC
This genomic interval from Longimicrobium sp. contains the following:
- the purQ gene encoding phosphoribosylformylglycinamidine synthase subunit PurQ yields the protein MKIGVVTFPGSNCDYDCYKAVQEGLGAEAVFLWHKEHDLQGVDAVFLPGGFSYGDYLRAGAIAAHSPIMREVIAFAGEGGPVAGICNGFQILCESGLLPGALVRNRTLKFRSRPVHLLVERNDTLFTAEYDVGQVLEVPIAHGEGCYFADPELLDELEANGQVVFRYCTPEGLVAPAANPNGSARSIAGIVNAAGNVLGMMPHPERAVDPLLGPTDGLGLFRSVAAHLARV
- the purS gene encoding phosphoribosylformylglycinamidine synthase subunit PurS; translation: MTDFRVEVRVTPRRGILDPQGSAVQGALRSLGFGGVEDAHVGRLIRFTLAADGEGDARERVDAMCRQLLANPVTEDYEIGVEALAGV